The genomic DNA TTTGCTCCTCATCCTATTTTTCTAGCAGTCCGCGCCTTGAGGGCTTATTTATAGCCCAAGCAGACGACTTTGCCATCCTTTACAATCAGTTCATCGTCAAAGGTGATGGTGGGATCGTACTGCACCATGTCGATATGTACCGACGAGCGGGCGGGCTGGCCATAATAATAGCCGTTGCCCATTGCGATGTGGCAGGTGCCCATGGCCTTCTTTTCTTCCTCAAAGTCGCCGTTGAACATGCAGGCCGGGTTTAAGCCGATGCCGATTTCAGCGATGTTGTCGCTATCTTTGATTTCGGCGATCTGGCGACGAATCTCCTTGCAGATGTTGGCGTCGCCGCCGACGACCTCGACAATGCGGCCTTCTTCGATACGCAGCTCCACGGGGGTAGAGGGCTTGCCGTAGTAGCAGATCGGTCCGTCGATGACCAACTTGCCGTGGGTAGTGCCGATGACGGGACCCAAGGAAACCTCACCGTCTGAGAATGCCATTGCGTCGCCCGGGTTGCGCGCGATACCGCACTCGATAATCGGCTCCATCTGGTTCATTTCCATGTGAAGGTCGGTGCCGGCGGGGGTGGTGATATGCGCGTGTTTTTTACCCCGCCAGATGGCCTGGAGCTTGACGCCGTCAGCGTAGACCTTTTCATAATCGGCCAGTGCGCCGCCGCGGGTGAAGTTGTCGATGGTGCGCAGTACCACGGAAGCTTCTCTCAGGCGCTTTTCGACGATCAGCTCCTTGAGGCGGTTGTTATAGATTGCGGCGCCCGAGGCGGTGGTCATCCCGATAAACACGTCGCACGCTTCCATCGCGAGTTCCAGTGTTTTGGGGAAAGTGAGAGCCTTATCTTTGCCGCGTATCGGCATCATGCTGATGTTATATTCGGCGCCGCATTTAAGTGCTGCGGCGGCGCAGGCGTTTGCCATGCGCATATCGGTCTGGGGGTCTATTGCGATGAGTACTTCTTCGCCGGGCTTGACCCCTAACAGGTTGCTGACCAGGTAGTCGGCTCGTTCTATGCACTCAATAATACGGTTATTTTCCATGACGCAAAACCTCCTGAAAATCTATTATACTACAAAAAAGACATAAAATGGCATTTGATCATTCTGCACGACCGCGGCCGTCGGCTGTGCAGCCCGATCTATTAGTTTTTATGTTAACCTCAAAAAGTATATGCGTCAATATATTTGATAATATTTGTAATTTATATCCATAATTTGTTGAATTTAATGTGCATTTTGAACTATCGATATGAAGTATATCATTCATTATGTCCTCCAAAGGGATTGCATAATGGAGCAAACGACGTTATAATAGAAATTGGCTACTTGCATTTTACAACCAGTTTCGCCAGCATCTATATCACGATAAAGGAGATTTGAGTTTGATATGAGTACCGTTGACAATAATCTTATTGTGTCGCTCAATCCGCTTGAGCGCATCAACGCTCAGCTGCCTGATTTAAGCAAAACACACCGCAAGGTCGCGGAATATATGCTTGAAAACTACGACAAGGCTATTTTTCTCAGCTCCTTTAAGGTGGCTCAGAAAAGCGGTGTCAGCGAGTCGAGTGTCATCCGTTTTGCCACAACACTCGGCTATTCGGGGTACGCACAATTGCAGCATGAGCTGCAAGAGATGCTTAAGCATCAAATTTCGCTGACGCAGCGCCTGACCGATATTGTTGATGCTACCGATAGCGAAAATGATATTCTTGACACCGTTGTTCAAAAAAACATCGAGGGCATTCAAAAGCTGCGTCACACCATCGACGCGGCAGCTTTTCGCGATGCAACCGAGCTCTTGGCCAAATCTGCACGGGTGTTTCTCATCGGTTCGCGAAGCTCTTACGGCATGATCCACTTTCTGGGGCTGAACCTCGGCTGGATTCGGGACGGCGTGTATATCATCAACGGCGAAAGCCACGAGTTTGACAAGCTCTCTTCGTTGACGCCGCATGACGCGGTGCTGGCAATCAGCCTGCCGCATTATTTAAAATCTACCATTCAGGCGTTACGGTATGCCCATAAGTGCAAAGCCTGTACCATTTGCATTACCGATACTGCCACGTCGCCGATTGTGCAGTATGCCACGGTACCGCTGTTGACCAATACGCAAATTCTCTCTTATTCGGACAACATTGTGCCGGAGGCCTGCTTGATTACCGCGCTGCTCAACGCGGTCGGCTCCATGAACCGCATCGACGCACAGAAGATCCTTGAAAACCGTGAAAATTTCTGGCGGGAATGTGATATTTACGGCGGGCTGTGATGACTTGAGCACCATGCAAAGCTTGGCTGGTGCCGCGATATCCCTCAGTTTTTAGTATATTACGGATGACAGCGAAGCATGTTGATTTAGAGATTGCCGTGATAAAAATTTACTTTTTGGACAAAATCGGGGCGCCGTGCCAAATGCACAGCGCCCCTAATTTTATTATTTAAAGCATTGTAATGCAGGATATTAAATCATATCCTGCATTAAATCGTGCCGCCACTTATGTTTTATCAGTGGATATGCGTCTGCTAAAGCGTTACAATAACCGGCTTGTGTGAGACGGCGGGCAAGAATTTTTCGACCACATCGGCGGTTTTAAGCTTGATGCTGCTGGTGTTCTGACAGGGATGGCAGCCGATGAATTCGCTGTCGAGCACGTCCTTGTCAATCAAAAGCTGCACATGGTTTTGAGTGTCATTCATCAGGCCCATGATGCTCACGCTTCCGGGTGAAACACCGAGAAACTGCGCCATAAAATCCTCATTTGCGAAGCTTAGACGCGCCACACCGAGCTGCGCGGAAAGATCTTTCGTCTTAAAGGGCTTGTCGCCAGGCATCATCAACAGGTAGAACACGGTCTGTTGACGGTTGCACAAAAAAAGGTTTTTGCAGATGAGTACGTCGAGCGCGGCATCGATCACGCTGCAAACCGCCATGGTGGTGGCGGGTTCGTGGTCGGTGCGTTGATATGCAATGTCAAGCTTGTCCAGCAGGTCATAAGTTTCAAGCTCACGCTTGAGGCGCCCTTCGCAGTTCTCAGGGCGACCGGAGTAAATTTGCATCTCAATCATTCCTTAGCGTCATTTAGTGGTTGTTTTTATAAATTGTAGCATGTTTTTTTCAGCAGAGCAAATGGCCTCTTTTCATGGCGCTAGCCCTGTGCCAGAGAAATTTTTGCTGGGCAGACGCTTGGACAATGGTTGCCGCGCGCCATTAAAAAGCATTCAAGCAAGGTCTCTGACACTGCAAACTATCCGGCAAAGAGACGCGTAAGTATGTTTTATATAGAAATCGCTTGCAATATGTACAAAACTTATTTTGCCTCTTTGTATACCTCTATGAAAGTTACGCGGAAAAGAATTCCACAATTGACTGCCGACACACTTAGGTTTACTATAAGAAACATAAGGTTTATAACATACGAAAATAAACCTAAAATTTTAGTGAGGTAAAGCGATGGCGATGAAAAATGATATCCCTGTTTCGCTGGTGGATGTCGCTTATCGGCGAATTCGTGAGGATTTAGCGAAGGGTTATCTGACACCGGGCGAAAAACTCAATGTCCGCGTTCTGACCGAACGTTACGAGGTTAGCGACACGCCGGTTAAGCAGGCGCTTAACAGATTGATGGTGGAGGGCGTGGTCGAAAGCATTCCGCGCAAGGGAATGAAGGTCAAACGCATCACCTGGGCAGAAATTGAAGAGATTTTGGAATTTCGCATAATGATGGAGCGTTTCTACGCCCCGAAGGTCATCACATTGCTTCCTAACGATGTGCAGCTGCAAAAAGCATTTGATGCGAACCTAACCGAAAACCTGCGGCTGGCGCAAAGCTACAACACGGTGGATGAACATTTGGCTGTTTACCGGCTGGACCAGCAGTTTCACCGGATGTATCTGGTGTGCGGTGGCAGCCGAAAGGCGTTGCAGGTGTTTGATAACCTCAATTCCCATGCCTATGCCACCTATCTTTTTGACCGCCAGCCTAAAGAGAAAACCATCAGCGGTGTCGAAGAACACCGTGCTGTCTACGAGGCTATTCTGGCAGGCAACCTTGAGCGTCTTTTAGAACTTTTGGATCTGCACAATAAAAATGCGCGCGATATTCTCTATCTGACACTAAAAATTAACAATCGTATTGTTTGACGAATAGAAGGTGATACCACTATGAAGGTTCTCGTGCTAGAGGCTAGTACTTCCTCCGCGAAAGCCATGCTGTTTGATAGCGAGCAAGGTATTCTTGCACTCAAATCTGAAAATTATCCGCCCAAGGTGGGCGACAGCACCGTTCAAAATACCGAAGGCGTGTTTTACGAAATGATGAAAACAGGCGCTGAGGTGGCCAAAGATCAAAAAGTGGACGCCGTTGCCCTTTCGGGCATCTGGCACGGGTTGACGGTGTGCGACCAAAAGATGCAGCCGCTCACCCCAACCTATACCTGGGCCTATCTGGGCGCTGCCCCTACGGTGAACGCGCTGCGACGCGACAACGCTTATGTCAACAGCTATTATCAAAAAACCGGCTGCATGGTGCATTCCATCTATCCGATGTTTCGGCTGATGCAGCTTAAAACCGAAGGCTTGGCGCTTTCAGATCGCTTTGTCATGGGGCAGGGGGAATATAATTTCTACCGGCTGACCGACGGATTTTATTCAACGCCCAGCCTGATGTCGGGCTTTGGCGCGCTCGATACCCACAATCGCGATTATGACGGCGCGTTGCTTTCAGAAATGGGCATTACCCGAAGTCAGTTGCCAGAGCTTTCGGAATATTGGCAGACGCGGCCACTAAACAAAGCTTCCGCTGCGCTGCTCGGGGTGGCGCAGGGCATTCCGGTGTTGCCGCCCTTTCCGGACGGGGCGCTCAACCAGATCGGTTCGGGCGCGATGGCCGAAGGGGAGATGACCCTGTCAGTGGGCACAAGCGGTGCGCTGCGCATGGTGACGGCAAGGCCCGTTATTCCCGATTCACCCAGCACATGGTGCTATATGTCGCCAACCGGCTGGCTGTCGGGCGCGGCGACACAGGGCGCCTGCAACTGCGTAGACTGGATGAAAAACAAGCTGTTTGACAGCCGCTATTCCTACAGCGAGCTGGAGGAAAAGGCGGTTGATATCAAGAACCTGCCGGTGTTTCTGCCGTTTTTGTTCGGGGAGCGCTGTCCCGGCTGGCAGGATGAGCGTCTGGGTGGATTTCACGGCGTCAAGGCGGCTCACGGCCGCGAAGAGCTGTTTATCGCGACGCTCGAAGGGGTTCTGATGAATCTGCGACACTGCAGCGATGTTTTGACCAAAATAACTGGTCAGCCTAAAAATATCCACGTGTCAGGCGGCATTCTCAGATCGCAGGTCTGGCTGCAAATGCTGGCCGACATCTTTGGTCAGACCCTTTCCTGTACCGACGCTGAGCAGGCTTCACTTCTGGGTGGCGCGGCGCTAGCGATGGTGAGTCTGAAGCAGACCGACGATTTCAACATTATGGCTGACTATTTTAAGCAGCAGTATGTTTATCCCCGTGCGGAATTTAAATCGCTTTATGATGGGAGGTATGCGCGCTATCTGGAATGTTACAGCCGCTGCGATTAAGACAACTGTGTATGCAGAATTCCACTGAAAAATAGACATCTTTGCGGCAGGTTTTCCGCCTTGGCATTGTCCCCCGTCGTCCGCGACATCTGCGCTACGTCTCGTTTTTGCCGGACGAAAAATCGGCCTGCCAATCTATTAAGCTTTTTAATCAAATATCAGCATAAACCCCCATGCGCACGGTTGCGCTTGCCTTTTAATGCCGTACTTAAAGATCTTGGGCGCGTGCGGCCGGTCCGACGCGTCACCTTTGAAAATTTGTTAGTACAAAACAAAGATGGGACAGAGAGGAAGGAACGATTTTGGATAAGAAAAAGGGCATATTCCATCGTATTAACTGGGCCATAGACAGATTTTTGGCGGTGCTGTCCGCTATCTGCCTCGGTGTGTTGACCTGTGTTGTATTTTACAGCGTGCTCAGTCGCTATCTGCTCAACTCGTCAATTGCATGGGCAGAGGAGCTTTCAACCTTTTTGCTGATCTGGGTGGTTTTTACATCCACCATTGTGGTGTACAACCGCAGCGAGCATCTCGGGCTTGATTTTCTCGTTTCTGCCGTACCAAAGCCAGCCTCGTTTTTAATGACGATTCTTGCGCATATCGGCATTCTGGTCTGCGGCGCATTCCTGCTGTTAGGCGGTTGGGAAATGATGCGCGAGGGCATGGACACCCTGTCACCGGCGCTGCGCATCCGCTATGGCTATGTCTACACCGTTCTCCCACTGTCAGGCACGTTGCTGGTGATCGGAACGCTGGCAAAGCTGTGGATGATTGCTAAGGCGTATTTTAAAGATCACACCACGCTTCTGCACATCAAATTTTTTGACTGAGGGGGAGAGAAGACATGATTTTATTCGCGTTTTTGGCGGGCCTGTTCACCTTTTTGCTTTTTAATGTGCCGGTTGCCTTCGCGCTGCTGCTAACCGGTATTCTGCTCATGGGGCTTATGGGTGACTTTTCTCCCTTCGTTATCGTGCAGAGCATGGTCCGCGGCATCGGTAGCTTCTCGTTGCTGGCAATTCCGTTCTTTGTCATGGCGGGCGAGATCATGAATAAGGGCGGCATTTCGCGCCGCATCGTCAACTTTGCCAAAGCGATCATCGGACATATCACCGGCGGTTTGGGCTACTGCACCGTGTTGGCCAGCATGATTTTTGCGGGTATCAGCGGTTCGGCCATCGCCGACACCACCGCCATCGGCTCCATTCTGCTGCCGATTATGGAGCGCGACGGCTACGACGTCAAATCCTCCACCGCGCTGGTCTGTACCGCGGGCTGCATCGGCCCGGTTATTCCACCCTCCATCCCGATGATTTTGTTCGGCGTCACCACTGGCGTTTCGGTCGTCAAGCTGTTTTTGGGCGGCATCATCCCCGGTGTTCTCATCGGCGTCGGCTTAATGATCGTCTGGTACTTCCACGCTAAAAAACACGGCTATCGCTCCGACGAAAATTTCTCGTGGCAGCGGGTGTTCGTTACTCTGAAAGACGCCTTTTGGGCGGTACTGCTGCCGATCATCATCTTAGGCGGCATCGTCTCCGGCATTGTCACCCCGACCGAGTCGGCCGTTGTCGCCGTCGCTTACGCGTTGTTCGTCACCAAGTTCATCTACAAAGAACTGGTTATCACCCGCGACATCCCCGAAATTTTGATGTACACCGCCAAGCAGTGCGGCGTGGTGCTCACCGTTTGCGGTAGCGCCATGGCGGCGGGTTATTACATAACAACTGCGCAGGTGCCGCAGCTTCTGGCGAACGCCCTGCTTTCGGTTTCGGATAATATTTATGTCATCATGCTGCTTATCAACCTTCTTCTTCTGCTGATTGGTTGCGTTATGGATCTAACCCCCGCCATCCTCATCATGGCGCCCATCATGTTCCCGGTTGCCATGCGTCTGGGCTTAAACCCCATCTATTTCGGCGTTATCATGTGTACCAACCTTTGCATCGGTCTGGTGACACCGCCGGTTGGCACGGTACTTTATGTCGGCTGTGGTCTTTCGCGCCTGAAGATTGCCGACCTGATCAAGCCACTAATACCGTTTATTGCGGTCATGTTTATCACGCTACTGGTTTGCACCTACATCTCTCCGCTTATTACCTTTATTCCGTCACTTGTTAGTTGAGCTAATGCCGTTGTGACGGCTGTTGTGACAGGATGCGGTTAGGGCTTGTGCTGTCCGCTTAAAATTGCAGCCGCCACGCCAAACAGGATTTATTACCGGTTCTTTAAAGAGGGAGGGCCGGTTGTAAATAATGAAAATAATGAAAGAGGGAAAAAGTAATGTCAAAGCGTGTAATATCCATGGTTTTCGCCGTTGCATTTGTTCTGATGTCCCTTGCGGGCTGCGGAATCGAGCAAAGCTCGGTTGCCCCCGCCCCGGCATCCTCCGCTGCGCCAGCGGCATCCTCGGCTGCACCCGCAGCCAAGGACGCACAGGTCTTGAAGATTAGCTTCGGTTCTTCCGACAATCACCCGATAACCGCTTACCTCAAACTGTTCGAGCAGGAGTTTGAAGCAGCGACCGAGGGCCGTTACGACGTACAGATTTATACCAGCGCAACGCTGGGCGACGACCTGAAGGCCACAGAGGCGGTTAAGGCCGGCCAGCTTGACGCCGTTGTCACCACCGCCGCGCCGGTAACCGGCATTATCCCAGAGCTTTTCATCTTTGATTTGCCCTTCCTGTTTAAGGGCACCGAAGAGGCTGACAAGGTTTTGCTCGACACCGAATTTTCTGAGTGGCTCGATGCCAAAATGTACGACAAGAACATCTTAAACCTCGCGTGGCTTGAAAACGGCTTCCGTATGCTGACCACCAGCAACACCGAGGTACATAGCCCCGCTGACGTCGAGGGCTTAAAGATCAGAACGATGGAAAACCAGATGCATCTGGCTGCATGGAAGGCGCTGGGCGCAAACCCCACCCCCATGCCTTTCTCTGAGGTGTTCACCGCTCTGCAACAGCATGTTATCGACGGTCAGGAAAATCCCATTCCCACCATCTATGACGCCAAGTTCCAGGAAGTTCAGAACTACGTTGCGCTGACCGGCCACGTCTACTCCCCCTATGTGTTCCTGTGGAGCAAGAAGCTGGCCGACAAGATGCCCGCCGAGGACGTGGTGCTGCTTGAAAAGTGCGCCAAAGATCTGCGCCTGAAGTCCCGCGAGCTGACCCGTGAGGCCGCTGCCAAGAACCTCGAAGCCATGAAGGCTGAGAAGATCAACGTCATCGAGCTGACCGACGAAGAGAAGCAGGCGTTTAAAGATGCCGTGCAGCCCGTTTGGGAGCAGTTCACCCCCACCATTACGCAGGAAGCGATCGACAAGTTCAACGCTGAGCTGGCTAAGTAAATCCGAGAGCATTCATTTGCTGTGCCGAGCAAAAACGGCAAAGATTGAGTTAGGGAGCCGCCGCCCATGTGGTGGCGGCTTAGCCCTACGATAACGCTACTTTAAAAAAGTGAGATAATAATCTTGCAGGGCTTGGGGCGGCGTCCCAAGCGTTTTCTATAAGTTAAAAGCGCAGAAAAGTGCGCAAAATCTGCTTGCGGTGGGTTTTGCGGGGAACACCCCCGCCGGGATTTCCCTTTAGAGGTGGGGATTTTCACTTTTGTACGTTTAAACTGCCACAACTATAAAATAACAAAGAAAAAAGGAGCAGCTCGCCATGAAAGCATTGGTATATACAGGCCCTCTCAAAGTAGAGGTTTTAGAGGTTTCAGAACCCGTATCCAAGGCGGGGTGCTTAAAAATAAAAATGACCTACTGCGGTATCTGCGGTAGCGACATTGGCATCTATCTCGGCGGACATCCGCGCGCCAAAGCACCGCTTGTTCTGGGGCACGAATTTGTCGGCGAGGTTGTCGACGCCGCGCAGAGTCAGCGCGGTTTTAAAAACGGTGATAGGGTCGTCACTTATCCGCTCATCTCCTGCGGGTACTGCCTGCCTTGTCGCACCGGCAACGCGCATGTCTGCCGCACGCTTGGCCTCATCGGCATCGACACCGA from Oscillospiraceae bacterium MB24-C1 includes the following:
- a CDS encoding aminopeptidase; this encodes MENNRIIECIERADYLVSNLLGVKPGEEVLIAIDPQTDMRMANACAAAALKCGAEYNISMMPIRGKDKALTFPKTLELAMEACDVFIGMTTASGAAIYNNRLKELIVEKRLREASVVLRTIDNFTRGGALADYEKVYADGVKLQAIWRGKKHAHITTPAGTDLHMEMNQMEPIIECGIARNPGDAMAFSDGEVSLGPVIGTTHGKLVIDGPICYYGKPSTPVELRIEEGRIVEVVGGDANICKEIRRQIAEIKDSDNIAEIGIGLNPACMFNGDFEEEKKAMGTCHIAMGNGYYYGQPARSSVHIDMVQYDPTITFDDELIVKDGKVVCLGYK
- a CDS encoding MurR/RpiR family transcriptional regulator; the protein is MSTVDNNLIVSLNPLERINAQLPDLSKTHRKVAEYMLENYDKAIFLSSFKVAQKSGVSESSVIRFATTLGYSGYAQLQHELQEMLKHQISLTQRLTDIVDATDSENDILDTVVQKNIEGIQKLRHTIDAAAFRDATELLAKSARVFLIGSRSSYGMIHFLGLNLGWIRDGVYIINGESHEFDKLSSLTPHDAVLAISLPHYLKSTIQALRYAHKCKACTICITDTATSPIVQYATVPLLTNTQILSYSDNIVPEACLITALLNAVGSMNRIDAQKILENRENFWRECDIYGGL
- a CDS encoding prolyl-tRNA synthetase associated domain-containing protein, which translates into the protein MQIYSGRPENCEGRLKRELETYDLLDKLDIAYQRTDHEPATTMAVCSVIDAALDVLICKNLFLCNRQQTVFYLLMMPGDKPFKTKDLSAQLGVARLSFANEDFMAQFLGVSPGSVSIMGLMNDTQNHVQLLIDKDVLDSEFIGCHPCQNTSSIKLKTADVVEKFLPAVSHKPVIVTL
- a CDS encoding GntR family transcriptional regulator, producing MAMKNDIPVSLVDVAYRRIREDLAKGYLTPGEKLNVRVLTERYEVSDTPVKQALNRLMVEGVVESIPRKGMKVKRITWAEIEEILEFRIMMERFYAPKVITLLPNDVQLQKAFDANLTENLRLAQSYNTVDEHLAVYRLDQQFHRMYLVCGGSRKALQVFDNLNSHAYATYLFDRQPKEKTISGVEEHRAVYEAILAGNLERLLELLDLHNKNARDILYLTLKINNRIV
- a CDS encoding FGGY-family carbohydrate kinase, producing the protein MKVLVLEASTSSAKAMLFDSEQGILALKSENYPPKVGDSTVQNTEGVFYEMMKTGAEVAKDQKVDAVALSGIWHGLTVCDQKMQPLTPTYTWAYLGAAPTVNALRRDNAYVNSYYQKTGCMVHSIYPMFRLMQLKTEGLALSDRFVMGQGEYNFYRLTDGFYSTPSLMSGFGALDTHNRDYDGALLSEMGITRSQLPELSEYWQTRPLNKASAALLGVAQGIPVLPPFPDGALNQIGSGAMAEGEMTLSVGTSGALRMVTARPVIPDSPSTWCYMSPTGWLSGAATQGACNCVDWMKNKLFDSRYSYSELEEKAVDIKNLPVFLPFLFGERCPGWQDERLGGFHGVKAAHGREELFIATLEGVLMNLRHCSDVLTKITGQPKNIHVSGGILRSQVWLQMLADIFGQTLSCTDAEQASLLGGAALAMVSLKQTDDFNIMADYFKQQYVYPRAEFKSLYDGRYARYLECYSRCD
- a CDS encoding TRAP transporter small permease, which codes for MDKKKGIFHRINWAIDRFLAVLSAICLGVLTCVVFYSVLSRYLLNSSIAWAEELSTFLLIWVVFTSTIVVYNRSEHLGLDFLVSAVPKPASFLMTILAHIGILVCGAFLLLGGWEMMREGMDTLSPALRIRYGYVYTVLPLSGTLLVIGTLAKLWMIAKAYFKDHTTLLHIKFFD
- a CDS encoding TRAP transporter large permease; this encodes MILFAFLAGLFTFLLFNVPVAFALLLTGILLMGLMGDFSPFVIVQSMVRGIGSFSLLAIPFFVMAGEIMNKGGISRRIVNFAKAIIGHITGGLGYCTVLASMIFAGISGSAIADTTAIGSILLPIMERDGYDVKSSTALVCTAGCIGPVIPPSIPMILFGVTTGVSVVKLFLGGIIPGVLIGVGLMIVWYFHAKKHGYRSDENFSWQRVFVTLKDAFWAVLLPIIILGGIVSGIVTPTESAVVAVAYALFVTKFIYKELVITRDIPEILMYTAKQCGVVLTVCGSAMAAGYYITTAQVPQLLANALLSVSDNIYVIMLLINLLLLLIGCVMDLTPAILIMAPIMFPVAMRLGLNPIYFGVIMCTNLCIGLVTPPVGTVLYVGCGLSRLKIADLIKPLIPFIAVMFITLLVCTYISPLITFIPSLVS
- a CDS encoding DctP family TRAP transporter solute-binding subunit, producing MSKRVISMVFAVAFVLMSLAGCGIEQSSVAPAPASSAAPAASSAAPAAKDAQVLKISFGSSDNHPITAYLKLFEQEFEAATEGRYDVQIYTSATLGDDLKATEAVKAGQLDAVVTTAAPVTGIIPELFIFDLPFLFKGTEEADKVLLDTEFSEWLDAKMYDKNILNLAWLENGFRMLTTSNTEVHSPADVEGLKIRTMENQMHLAAWKALGANPTPMPFSEVFTALQQHVIDGQENPIPTIYDAKFQEVQNYVALTGHVYSPYVFLWSKKLADKMPAEDVVLLEKCAKDLRLKSRELTREAAAKNLEAMKAEKINVIELTDEEKQAFKDAVQPVWEQFTPTITQEAIDKFNAELAK